The Phlebotomus papatasi isolate M1 chromosome 3, Ppap_2.1, whole genome shotgun sequence genomic sequence tttcttTCGAATTCGTTCGCTTTTCCTTTTTGGGGTAGCAGGCCAAACTCTTTTCCTTCGCTTACGATTTTCTGATGGCGCGAGTTGTTGTGGTGGAGTGTGGAATTGCTCTGCTGGCGAGGGTGATGGTGATGGCACAGGCTGAGGTGGGGATTGCAGTCTTGGAAGGTCCCTTTCAATAATTAACTTCTTCTCAACCGGACGTATCTGATCTCGATGTGCCTTTTTCTTAGTTCCTCCAATGTCTACGATGTACACGGTATCCGTGAGTTTTCCATGAATCCGTCCGCGAACCCAAACAGTCCCCAAGGTGTTGAAATACCAGATATCCTGACCCACTTGTAGTTTACTCAGAGGCTTAGTATCACTCCGCTTCTGGCTTCTCTTCCTTCGGTCTATCAACTCCTGTGGtttctttttttgaaactcCTGTTTCTCCTTCCCCCTCTTCAAGGAAGTCATCAGAGTCCGTGGTGTATAGCTCATTAGTACTGATGTTGGTGCCAAATTTGTCACTGAAGAAGGTGTGTTGTTGTACCTGAAtaggaaaaatgaaattttgttacttACTGACATCCCTTTTTTGCTTTCTTCAAgtgcatattttttaaaagctttctTCACAGTTTGAACCCCCCTTTCGGCAGAGCCGTTAGAAGCTGGGTGATAAGGTGGTGCCGTAGTATGTATAATCCTATTGAGCTTGCAGAATTTCGTGAATTCCTGAGATTGAAATGGACTACCATTATCCGATACAATGGAACAAGGCAACCCATAAATTGCAAAAGAACTCCGCAAAGCCTCAATAGTTGAAAACACATCATTCTTCTTGACCAATCTGATATCAATGAGTTTTGAGAAATCGTCCactattattaaaaatgttttattatccCAGAAAAAGAAATCTATATGAATTCTCTCAAATGGATAAGTAGTATCAGTCCATTTTCtcaaagacaatttttttggaCGCGGTGCTAAAATCTGACAAGCTTCACATGTTCTAGCCGTTTTCTCAAGATCCTCACAGATTCCTGGCCACCAAACACATCCCCGTGCAATCGATTTCATACGAACTACTCCATCATGACCGtcgtgaattaattttaaaactttttcgcGCAGCTTTACTGGAATCACCACTCTATGTCCTAAatataaaattccattttcaacAGATAACGAATTTTTAACGCGTAAAAACGGTTTTAAACTTTCattctttaataaaatactaTCAGATGGAAATCCTTTTTGtacaaattctaaaattaattttaattgatcgTCTCTTTCTGTTTCCTCGCGAATTTGAGTTTCATCCAAAGGAATCTCTCCCGCAATGTCCACAAATTTTACAACCTCATCGTTAACCCCAGTCTCGCACTGTAAAGGAAATCTGGATAAGAAATCCGCATTGCCATTGTGAGAACCCTTCTTGTAAACTATCTTCAAGTCATACATCCCGAGAAACACGGCCCATCTTTGAATCCTCGCAGCTGCAACTGCAGTGCTTTTATGCTGACTACCGAACAATTCTCTCAAACATTGATGGTCAGTATACACAGTCACAGTGCGACCATAAATGTACTGATGAAACTTCTTACAAGCAAATACCAACGCAAGACCCTCACGATCAACTATAGAGTATTTCTTCTCACTTGAGGATAGAGTACTTGAGACCATCGCGATCGGTTTTTCGACACCAtcaaccatatggcttaacacCGCTCCAACCCCATCTCCACTTGCATCCGTAGAGATCACTAACGGCAATTTGGGGTCGTAAAAGGTCAACATGTCACTCTCTGACAACCAACTTTTACTTTCGCGAAAAACCCTCTCTCTTTCCTCTGACCAAACGAACGGCTCACCCGCTTTGAGAAGACTGTACAAGGGCGCAAGCTTCATcgacaaatttttaataaatttcccgTAATAAGTCAAAAGACCTAGGTAGGCTTTCAAAGATGTCACATCTCGTGGACGCTCTGCTTGCTCAATCTCGATAAGTTTACTTTTCATAGGGCGTACACCCTCACCACTAAGGACATGACCCAGAAACTCAACATTCTCTTGGAAAAAGAcgcatttctttttatttacttttacgtTGAAATTGTTCAATCGCTCTAAAaccttaattaaattattacgaCATTCTTCTTTACTAGAGCCTCCCACTATAATGTCATCAATATATGCCGCGGTTTTAGGAATACCCTGCAAAATTCCATCTATTGTCTTCTGGAAGATCGCAGGTGATGACGAAAGTCCAAAAATCAATCTCGTGAATTGAAATAATCCAATATGGGTATTTATAGTGAGGAATTTCCTACATTCTGGAGTTACTTCTAATTGCTGATACGCTCCTGTGAGATCCAGAACACAAAAATAGCAAGAACCTGTGatcttgttaaaaatttctTGCAAGGTCGGAAGGGGATAATGAGCCGTTTTCACTACTTTATTCACTGTGACTTTACAGTCTACACAAATGCGAATAGCACCATCTTTCTTTGGGACAACGACAATTGGGCTTGCCCAATCAGAATGATCTACAGGAACAAGGACTTTTGATTTTACTAACCGCCTAATTTCGGCTTCCACCTTATCCCTAATCCCGTATGGTACCGCATAAGGCTTGTGAAAAATTGGCACACAATCCTCCTTAACCACTATCACAGCCTTTAGATCTCTAATAGAATCCTCTTCATTGCATTTAAAAACTCTAGAAAATTTCTGAAGAATCTTTTGCTCATCCGCAAGCTGAAAAATTCCCCCATCAAATGCAATAGACCCATTGAACATTTCTCTCCacctaggaaaaattttatttaaccaaTTGCGACCACACAATGGAAAAAAGACCTTTGGACCACTGAAAATGACCAATTTCATATTCTGGAATTCCCTCTGAAGTCCGTTAACCTTCACAAAAATCGTCACGATAATATATCCTAAAATGCATAATCTGTCCCCTGTAACAACGCTCAAAGTCAAATCACATTTCATCAACTTATACTGGGCAAAAAATTTGCGATAAAAACTCTCATGCATACAACTAATGCAAGCCCCAGTATCAATTTCAAACTTGATTCTTTTGTGGTCAATTACTGTGTTTAAATATTCGGCAATAAAGAGATTTTTCTGTGCTTTGCACTCACTGCGGCACATACTTACCGTTGCGCCATTGTGCGAATCACTCAGCACAATTTGAGCCTCTCGCTCTGGCACATATACTTCCATGTCAGAGTCCAAAGTGCTGCTTCCTTCGTCCTTCACGGAGTTCAGGAACATAGCAGACATCATGCCACTCACGTCCTCATCTTCAGATTCCTCCTCCGCGAAGTTCACCTGCTTTCGCTTCTTGGACTTAGCACCTCTCTTCGGGCAATTTGCAGCATAATGGCTTCCCCACTCATGACACCGGTAGCATTGGACTTTTCTCTTCTTCTCGTGAGTCCCCTGATCACTCCTTTCACGGTTCACTCTCTTTTTCCCGCCTTGATAACCACCTCGTGATTTGCCCTGGCTCACCCAATCCACGCTTGCACGCATTTCCCCCATGGAACTTGTGGCTAATTCACTAGCTCTGGCAACCTTCACAGTTTCTTCAAAGCCTTTGTCCAGAGCAAGGAGTCTCTCTTGGATCTTTTTTTCATAAATGCCCATCACAAACTTGTCTCTTAGGGCTTGTTGCAAAAAATCACCAAATTCACACGATTCTGCCAGCTGTTGGAGAGCCACAACATAATCCCTAATAGATTCCTCTGGTGATTGCTCTCTTTTGTAGAATCGATATCGCTCAGTTATCACATTTTTCGCTGGAGAATACTTTTCTTTTAACACAGCCACTAATTGACTATAAGTTTTCGAGTCAACAGTTTGTGGATGCAGCGCAGATTTAAGCACTTTATAAATGTTTTGCCCCACAAAACTGATAAAAAGCGCACACTTCATTTTATCATCCTCGATGTTGTTAATGAAGAATAATTTCTCGAGGCGCTCGCAATAGATGACAAAATCATCCTCTGGGCAATATTCTCCTATGCTCCCGATGAATCCACCGTTGTTACTCCTTGTAGAATTCTCTGCCACggacatttttcacaaatttttttacTACACGACACACTCTTACAGACTCTCACAGTACTGCACGCACAAACTAAATTTcctcacgaaaaaaaaaatcccaatctgTCGCCAAAATGTGGTGGACAGGAAAAGACCAGAGATTGGGGTGAACTGAACAACTTTATTGCCTGTATGGCTTTTATACATGATCGATCGTCTGACCCGATCCCGCTACCCTATTCAATAGATATTTAATATAATATCAAATATACAACAGAGCCAAGGGTTGAACAGTTCTAGAAAGCGTACTTTTTAATGTGTTTGTAATATCACAAAAacctgaattaatttttttcaatgtgttataaattaatttggcccattataatattgtattttaatagctagtctaatGCCTcacattttcagaaaagagttatgggtgaaatccaaaagcaacatagaaaaaaaattgaattgcccGAAGCTTGTGTCGGCCGaatgtagcgcgctttcccctaattgcaatttttaaacaAGTTTATGATGATACATATACGAATCATCAATAAATACAGTAAGTAATA encodes the following:
- the LOC129807568 gene encoding uncharacterized protein LOC129807568; the encoded protein is MSVAENSTRSNNGGFIGSIGEYCPEDDFVIYCERLEKLFFINNIEDDKMKCALFISFVGQNIYKVLKSALHPQTVDSKTYSQLVAVLKEKYSPAKNVITERYRFYKREQSPEESIRDYVVALQQLAESCEFGDFLQQALRDKFVMGIYEKKIQERLLALDKGFEETVKVARASELATSSMGEMRASVDWVSQGKSRGGYQGGKKRVNRERSDQGTHEKKRKVQCYRCHEWGSHYAANCPKRGAKSKKRKQVNFAEEESEDEDVSGMMSAMFLNSVKDEGSSTLDSDMEVYVPEREAQIVLSDSHNGATVQQHTFFSDKFGTNISTNELYTTDSDDFLEEGEGETGVSKKETTGVDRPKEEKPEAE